The Pedobacter mucosus genome window below encodes:
- the rpsE gene encoding 30S ribosomal protein S5 — protein sequence MSTINIKRVKTTDIELKDRLVSIQRVAKVTKGGRTFSFSAIVVVGDENGVVGFGLGKAKEVTEAIAKGVDDAKKNLVKVPILNGTVPHEQIGKFSGGFVLIKPAAVGTGVIAGGAMRAVLESAGIHNVLAKSKGSSNPHNVVKATVDALTKMRDAYTIAQTRGIDLNKVFNG from the coding sequence ATGTCAACTATTAATATAAAAAGAGTAAAAACCACCGATATCGAATTAAAGGATCGTTTGGTTAGTATACAACGCGTTGCCAAAGTAACTAAAGGTGGTCGTACTTTTAGTTTCTCAGCGATTGTTGTTGTAGGAGATGAGAACGGTGTTGTTGGATTTGGTTTAGGTAAAGCAAAAGAGGTAACTGAGGCAATAGCTAAAGGTGTTGATGATGCAAAAAAGAACTTAGTTAAGGTTCCAATTTTAAACGGTACTGTTCCTCATGAGCAAATCGGTAAATTCTCTGGTGGTTTTGTTTTAATCAAACCAGCAGCAGTAGGTACTGGTGTAATTGCAGGTGGTGCAATGCGTGCTGTACTTGAGAGTGCAGGTATTCATAACGTATTGGCTAAATCTAAAGGTTCATCAAATCCACACAACGTGGTAAAGGCAACTGTTGATGCATTAACAAAAATGCGTGATGCATATACAATTGCTCAAACTCGTGGTATAGATTTAAACAAAGTTTTTAACGGATAA
- the rpmC gene encoding 50S ribosomal protein L29 has protein sequence MKNSEITGLSQEELVAKITEEKASLSKLKFAHTISAIENPSRIAKVRKDIARLNTALTKVKNTESATETI, from the coding sequence ATGAAAAATTCAGAAATCACAGGGCTTTCACAAGAAGAATTAGTAGCTAAGATTACGGAAGAAAAAGCAAGCTTATCAAAATTAAAGTTTGCCCACACTATTTCAGCTATAGAAAATCCTTCTCGCATTGCAAAGGTAAGGAAAGACATAGCCCGTTTAAACACTGCATTGACTAAAGTAAAGAATACTGAGTCAGCTACTGAAACTATTTAA
- the rplO gene encoding 50S ribosomal protein L15, with product MNLSNLKPAKGSIKNSKRIGRGTGSGRGGTSTRGHKGAGSRSGHKNKIGFEGGQMPLQRRVPKVGFKPINRTEYVGVNLDVIQSLVEKFNLTTVDFPILIEHGLASKNDLVKILGRGEVKAKLDITAHAFSATAQKAIEAAGGSIVKL from the coding sequence ATGAATTTAAGTAATTTAAAACCTGCAAAAGGTTCAATTAAAAACAGTAAGAGAATTGGTCGTGGTACTGGTTCGGGTCGTGGTGGAACTTCAACCCGTGGTCATAAAGGTGCTGGGTCACGTTCTGGACACAAAAACAAAATCGGTTTTGAAGGTGGTCAAATGCCTTTGCAACGTCGTGTGCCTAAGGTTGGTTTCAAACCAATTAACCGTACAGAATATGTAGGTGTAAACTTAGATGTTATCCAAAGTTTAGTAGAAAAATTCAACTTAACAACTGTTGATTTTCCTATTTTAATTGAGCATGGTTTAGCTTCTAAAAATGACTTAGTTAAAATTTTAGGTCGTGGTGAAGTAAAAGCAAAATTAGATATTACAGCACATGCGTTCTCTGCAACCGCACAAAAAGCTATTGAAGCAGCAGGTGGTTCAATTGTAAAATTGTAA
- the rplF gene encoding 50S ribosomal protein L6 produces MSRIGKAPITIPAGVTITVSNDNVVSVKGPKGELIQAVDTDITVSQEEGILTVTRPSEQKKHKALHGLYRSLINNMVVGVTDGYKSQQELVGVGYRATNTGNTLDLVLGYSHHYVFQLPEEIKVTTTSEKGQTPKIILESIDKQLIGQVAAKIRSLRAPEPYKGKGIKFVGEVLRRKAGKSASKK; encoded by the coding sequence ATGTCTAGAATAGGAAAAGCCCCAATAACAATCCCTGCAGGTGTTACCATTACAGTATCTAACGATAATGTAGTAAGTGTAAAAGGACCTAAAGGTGAATTAATACAAGCAGTTGATACTGATATCACTGTAAGTCAAGAAGAAGGAATTTTAACAGTTACTCGTCCTTCAGAACAAAAGAAACACAAAGCATTACATGGTTTATACCGCTCCTTAATTAACAATATGGTTGTTGGTGTTACTGATGGTTACAAATCTCAACAAGAATTAGTAGGTGTAGGTTACCGTGCTACAAACACAGGTAATACATTAGATCTAGTTTTAGGTTATTCTCACCATTATGTATTCCAATTACCAGAGGAAATTAAAGTAACCACTACATCAGAAAAAGGTCAAACTCCTAAAATTATTTTAGAAAGTATTGACAAACAATTGATTGGTCAGGTAGCAGCGAAAATTCGTTCGTTACGTGCTCCGGAGCCTTATAAAGGTAAAGGTATCAAGTTTGTGGGTGAAGTGTTAAGAAGAAAAGCAGGTAAATCAGCATCTAAGAAATAA
- the rpsM gene encoding 30S ribosomal protein S13 codes for MARISGIDLPRNKRGEIGLTYIYGIGKTTAQRILTTAGIDVNKKVEAWTDDELSAIRTMINDEIKVEGALRSEVQLNIKRLMDIGCYRGLRHRKGLPSRGQRTKNNSRTRKGKRKTVANKKKATK; via the coding sequence ATGGCAAGGATTTCAGGTATTGATTTACCAAGAAACAAAAGAGGAGAGATTGGTTTAACTTATATCTACGGTATAGGAAAAACTACTGCACAGCGTATTTTAACAACTGCAGGTATCGACGTTAATAAAAAAGTAGAAGCTTGGACTGATGATGAGTTATCAGCTATTCGTACAATGATTAACGATGAAATTAAAGTAGAAGGTGCTTTACGTTCAGAGGTTCAATTAAACATTAAACGTTTAATGGATATTGGTTGTTACCGTGGTTTACGTCATAGAAAAGGTTTACCTTCTCGTGGTCAGCGTACAAAAAATAACTCACGTACTCGTAAGGGTAAGAGAAAAACAGTTGCTAACAAGAAAAAAGCTACTAAATAA
- the rplX gene encoding 50S ribosomal protein L24, with product MGNKLIIAPSKLKIRTGDLVKIIAGDSKGQQGKVLQVIIAKNRAIVEGVNLVSKHTKPNTANPNGGIIKKEAALHISNLMLVDPKSGKPTRVGRKANAEGKLVRVAKISGEEIK from the coding sequence ATGGGAAATAAACTAATAATTGCACCATCAAAATTAAAAATCCGCACTGGAGATTTAGTTAAAATCATTGCTGGAGATTCAAAAGGCCAACAAGGAAAAGTATTGCAAGTAATCATTGCAAAAAACAGAGCCATTGTAGAAGGCGTTAACTTAGTATCTAAGCATACTAAACCAAACACTGCAAACCCTAACGGTGGTATTATTAAAAAAGAAGCTGCTCTTCACATATCTAACTTGATGTTGGTTGATCCAAAATCTGGTAAACCTACCCGCGTTGGCCGTAAAGCTAATGCAGAAGGTAAATTAGTTAGAGTTGCTAAAATTTCAGGAGAGGAGATTAAATAA
- the secY gene encoding preprotein translocase subunit SecY, which translates to MKKLFTTLSNIWKIQELKERILFTLLILLVYRFVSHVVLPGVDPTALGNNEKSGILGLLDMFAGGSFSRVSILALGVMPYISASIVVQLLGIAVPSFQKMQKEGESGRKKMNQITRYLTVAITIVQSVGYVKTQVPAEAILLPNTLFLVLSTFVLTAGTLFVMWLGEKITDKGIGNGTSLIIMVGIIARLPVAISQEFSARVGSSSEGGGPVALVLEIVALFAVVMFTILIVQGVRKVPVQYAKKIVGNRQFGGVRQYIPLKVNAAGVMPIIFAQALMFIPGALMQFVPSLQGSWLIQFSNTTSLAYSLTFAFLIIAFTFFYTAITVNPTQMSDDMKKNGGFIPGVKPGFATSTFIDDVISKITFPGAVFLAIIAILPSIAVKFGIKQEFAHFFGGTSLLILVGVVLDTLQQIESYLLMRHYDGLMKTGRVTGRSGVPAASSNAAL; encoded by the coding sequence ATGAAGAAGCTATTTACTACTTTAAGTAATATCTGGAAAATTCAGGAATTAAAAGAGCGTATTTTATTTACGCTCTTAATTCTTTTGGTATACCGTTTCGTATCTCACGTGGTTTTACCAGGTGTAGATCCAACAGCTTTAGGAAATAACGAAAAATCAGGAATTTTAGGCTTACTAGATATGTTTGCCGGAGGATCTTTTTCTCGTGTATCTATTTTAGCATTAGGGGTAATGCCTTATATCTCTGCATCTATTGTGGTGCAACTATTAGGTATTGCTGTTCCTTCTTTCCAAAAAATGCAGAAAGAAGGCGAAAGTGGTAGAAAAAAAATGAACCAGATTACGCGTTACCTAACGGTAGCGATCACAATCGTTCAGTCAGTAGGTTACGTTAAAACTCAAGTTCCTGCAGAAGCAATTTTATTGCCAAATACTTTATTTCTAGTGTTATCTACGTTTGTATTAACGGCAGGTACATTATTTGTAATGTGGTTAGGTGAGAAGATTACAGATAAAGGTATTGGTAACGGTACATCACTAATCATTATGGTTGGTATTATTGCGCGTTTACCAGTAGCAATTTCTCAAGAATTTAGTGCCCGTGTTGGTTCATCTAGCGAAGGTGGAGGCCCGGTTGCATTAGTTTTAGAGATTGTTGCATTATTTGCAGTTGTGATGTTTACTATTCTAATTGTTCAAGGTGTACGTAAGGTACCTGTACAATACGCAAAGAAAATTGTTGGTAATCGCCAATTTGGCGGTGTTCGTCAGTACATTCCTTTAAAGGTTAATGCTGCTGGAGTTATGCCTATTATTTTTGCTCAAGCGTTGATGTTTATACCAGGTGCTTTAATGCAATTTGTCCCTTCATTGCAGGGTTCATGGTTAATTCAATTTAGTAACACAACTTCGTTGGCTTACAGTTTAACGTTCGCGTTTTTAATTATTGCATTCACTTTCTTCTATACTGCAATCACAGTAAATCCAACTCAAATGAGTGACGATATGAAGAAAAACGGTGGTTTTATTCCAGGTGTTAAACCAGGTTTCGCTACATCTACATTTATTGATGATGTAATTTCTAAAATCACTTTTCCAGGCGCAGTATTTTTAGCGATCATTGCGATTTTGCCTTCGATAGCAGTAAAGTTTGGTATTAAACAAGAGTTTGCACATTTCTTTGGTGGTACTTCGTTATTAATATTGGTTGGTGTAGTTTTAGATACATTACAGCAAATCGAGAGTTATTTATTAATGCGCCACTATGATGGATTAATGAAAACCGGCAGAGTTACTGGCAGATCAGGAGTTCCTGCAGCTAGTAGTAATGCAGCGTTGTAA
- the rplE gene encoding 50S ribosomal protein L5 has product MMATPRLKSKYKEEVVNALKEKFQYKTVMQVPKLEKICINQGVGRFSVTDKKIMDTTIVELSTITGQQAVPANSKKDISNFKLRKGMPVGVRVTLRDNNMYEFLDRLISVALPRIRDFKGINEKGFDGKGNYTLGVTEQIIFPEINIDKINKILGMDITFVTSAKSDVEALELLKQFGLPFKNQKTAE; this is encoded by the coding sequence ATAATGGCTACACCTAGATTAAAAAGCAAATACAAAGAAGAAGTTGTAAATGCACTAAAAGAAAAATTTCAGTACAAAACTGTAATGCAGGTTCCTAAATTGGAAAAAATCTGTATCAATCAGGGTGTAGGTCGTTTTTCAGTTACAGATAAAAAGATAATGGATACTACAATCGTTGAGTTGTCAACCATCACTGGTCAACAAGCGGTTCCTGCTAATTCAAAGAAAGATATCTCTAACTTTAAGTTGCGTAAAGGTATGCCAGTAGGTGTACGTGTTACTTTACGTGATAACAATATGTATGAGTTCTTGGATCGTTTGATCTCTGTAGCTTTACCACGTATTCGTGATTTTAAAGGAATTAACGAAAAAGGATTTGATGGAAAAGGTAATTACACGTTAGGTGTTACTGAACAAATCATCTTTCCAGAAATTAATATCGATAAAATCAATAAAATTTTAGGTATGGATATAACTTTCGTAACTTCGGCAAAATCTGACGTTGAAGCTTTAGAGTTATTGAAGCAATTCGGATTACCATTTAAAAATCAAAAAACAGCAGAATAA
- the rpmJ gene encoding 50S ribosomal protein L36 has product MKVRSSIKKRSADCKIIRRKGKLYVINKKNPKYKQRQG; this is encoded by the coding sequence ATGAAAGTTAGATCATCAATTAAAAAACGTAGCGCTGATTGTAAGATTATTCGCCGTAAAGGAAAACTTTACGTAATTAACAAGAAAAATCCTAAATACAAGCAACGTCAAGGGTAA
- the infA gene encoding translation initiation factor IF-1 — MAKQASIEQDGVIREALSNAMFRVELENGHEIIAHISGKMRMHYIKILPGDKVKLEMSPYDLTKGRITYRYK; from the coding sequence ATGGCTAAACAAGCCTCAATTGAACAAGACGGAGTAATAAGAGAAGCATTATCAAATGCGATGTTTAGGGTTGAACTCGAAAACGGGCATGAAATTATTGCTCATATCTCAGGAAAGATGCGGATGCACTACATCAAGATTCTTCCTGGTGATAAAGTAAAATTAGAGATGTCTCCGTATGATTTAACAAAAGGTCGCATCACTTATAGATATAAATAA
- the rplN gene encoding 50S ribosomal protein L14, which translates to MVQQESRLNVADNSGAKEVLVIRVLGGTGKRYASIGDKIVVTVKSALPSGNIKKGTVSKAVVVRTRKEIRRKDGSYIRFDDNAAVLLNAQDEPRGTRIFGPVARELREKQFMKIVSLAPEVL; encoded by the coding sequence ATGGTACAACAGGAATCGAGATTAAACGTTGCTGATAACAGCGGCGCTAAAGAAGTATTAGTAATTCGTGTGCTAGGTGGAACCGGCAAACGTTATGCTTCAATTGGTGATAAAATAGTTGTTACCGTAAAAAGCGCATTACCATCAGGTAATATAAAAAAAGGTACAGTTTCTAAAGCAGTTGTTGTTAGAACAAGAAAAGAGATTAGACGTAAGGATGGTTCATATATCCGTTTTGACGATAATGCAGCTGTATTATTGAACGCACAGGATGAGCCAAGAGGTACACGTATCTTTGGCCCGGTTGCTAGAGAACTACGTGAAAAACAATTCATGAAAATTGTATCATTAGCACCGGAGGTATTATAA
- the rpsQ gene encoding 30S ribosomal protein S17 has protein sequence MERQLRKTRTGLVVSNKMDKSVVVSVERKVKHPIYGKFVKKTTKFMAHDEKNECGIGDTVLIMETRPLSKNKNWRLVQILERAK, from the coding sequence ATGGAAAGACAATTAAGAAAAACAAGAACCGGGTTAGTGGTAAGCAACAAGATGGATAAATCTGTTGTAGTGAGCGTTGAGCGTAAAGTAAAACACCCGATTTACGGTAAGTTCGTTAAGAAAACTACCAAATTTATGGCTCACGACGAGAAAAACGAATGTGGTATCGGTGATACTGTATTGATTATGGAAACTCGTCCTTTGAGTAAGAACAAGAACTGGAGATTGGTACAAATTTTAGAAAGAGCTAAATAA
- the rpmD gene encoding 50S ribosomal protein L30 produces MAKIKITQVKSIIDRSERQKRTVQALGLSKMNQSVEVEATPQIIGMIRKVNHLIAIESI; encoded by the coding sequence ATGGCTAAAATCAAAATAACACAAGTAAAAAGTATTATCGATAGAAGCGAGCGTCAAAAAAGAACTGTACAAGCTTTAGGTTTATCAAAAATGAACCAAAGTGTAGAAGTTGAAGCTACTCCACAAATCATTGGTATGATTCGCAAAGTGAATCACCTGATTGCAATCGAAAGTATCTAA
- the rplR gene encoding 50S ribosomal protein L18, giving the protein MARKKLSRRDRIKKGIRKRLTGSEERPRLSVFRSNKGIYAQVINDITGLTLASASSLSKDFTGTGNKSDQSVAVGKLVAEKAIAAGVKEVVFDRNGYLYHGRVKSLAEGAREAGLVF; this is encoded by the coding sequence ATGGCACGTAAAAAATTATCAAGAAGAGATCGTATTAAAAAAGGGATCAGAAAAAGACTTACTGGTTCGGAAGAACGTCCAAGGTTATCTGTTTTTAGAAGCAACAAAGGTATCTATGCTCAAGTAATCAACGATATAACTGGTTTAACATTAGCTTCAGCATCATCATTATCGAAAGATTTTACTGGTACTGGAAACAAAAGTGACCAATCGGTTGCTGTTGGTAAATTAGTTGCAGAAAAAGCAATCGCAGCAGGTGTTAAAGAAGTTGTTTTCGATAGAAATGGCTATTTATACCACGGTCGTGTGAAGTCGTTGGCAGAGGGTGCCCGCGAAGCTGGTCTAGTATTTTAA
- the rpsH gene encoding 30S ribosomal protein S8, translated as MNTDPIADYLTRVRNAIKANHRVVEIPASNLKKEITKVLFDKGYIANYKFEDTTVQGTIKIALKYNPITKVPAIRTLMRISKPGLRNYAGVENMPRVLNGLGIAILSTSKGVMTDKEAAKLNIGGEVLCHVY; from the coding sequence ATGAATACAGATCCAATAGCAGATTATTTAACAAGAGTAAGGAATGCCATTAAGGCCAACCACCGTGTTGTAGAAATTCCTGCATCAAACCTTAAAAAAGAAATTACAAAAGTTCTTTTCGATAAAGGTTACATCGCGAACTACAAGTTTGAAGATACTACAGTTCAAGGCACTATTAAAATCGCCTTGAAATACAATCCAATAACTAAAGTTCCTGCTATTCGTACTTTGATGCGAATTAGTAAACCAGGTTTGAGAAACTATGCTGGTGTAGAAAATATGCCAAGAGTATTAAACGGTTTAGGTATCGCAATCTTATCTACTTCTAAAGGTGTAATGACTGATAAAGAAGCAGCCAAATTAAATATTGGTGGTGAGGTATTGTGTCACGTTTATTAA
- the rpsK gene encoding 30S ribosomal protein S11 has protein sequence MAKSKKVTKKRIVVIESVGQAHINATFNNIIVTLTNNGGQTISWSSAGKMGFKGSKKNTPYAAGQAASDCGKVAFDLGLRKVEVFVKGPGSGRESAIRTLQVAGIEVLSIKDITPLPHNGCRPPKKRRV, from the coding sequence ATGGCTAAGAGTAAAAAAGTAACCAAAAAACGTATCGTTGTAATTGAATCTGTGGGTCAGGCTCATATCAATGCTACTTTCAACAACATCATCGTTACCTTAACAAACAACGGCGGACAAACCATTTCATGGTCTTCAGCTGGTAAAATGGGCTTTAAAGGTTCTAAAAAGAACACACCGTATGCAGCTGGACAAGCAGCTTCAGATTGCGGTAAAGTTGCATTTGATTTAGGTTTACGTAAAGTTGAAGTATTTGTAAAAGGTCCAGGTTCAGGTCGTGAATCTGCAATCAGAACTTTACAAGTAGCAGGTATTGAAGTTTTATCTATTAAAGATATCACTCCACTTCCACACAATGGATGTCGTCCTCCTAAAAAGAGAAGAGTTTAA
- the rpsN gene encoding 30S ribosomal protein S14 produces MAKEGVKAREVKRQKLVARYAEKRAVLKAAGDFEGLDKLPRNSSPVRLHNRCKLTGRPRGYMRTFGISRVTFRQMALDGKIPGVRKASW; encoded by the coding sequence ATGGCAAAAGAAGGTGTAAAAGCACGCGAAGTTAAGCGCCAAAAATTGGTAGCTAGATACGCTGAGAAACGTGCAGTTTTAAAAGCTGCAGGAGATTTTGAAGGACTAGATAAATTACCTAGAAACTCATCTCCAGTACGTTTACACAACCGTTGTAAATTAACTGGTCGCCCACGTGGTTACATGCGTACCTTTGGTATTTCAAGGGTTACGTTTCGCCAAATGGCACTAGACGGTAAAATACCAGGTGTTAGAAAAGCATCTTGGTAA
- the rplP gene encoding 50S ribosomal protein L16, whose product MLQPKRTKFRKMQKGRMKGLASRGAELAFGSFGIKSLEATWITSRQIEAARIAVTRFMKREGQVWIRIFPDKPVTKKPAEVRMGKGKGAPEYWVAVVRPGRVIFEAEGVPMEVAKEALRLAAQKLPIQTKFVVRRDYVEA is encoded by the coding sequence ATGTTACAGCCAAAAAGAACCAAGTTCAGGAAGATGCAAAAGGGCAGAATGAAGGGTTTAGCTTCACGTGGAGCTGAATTAGCATTCGGATCTTTCGGTATCAAATCTTTAGAAGCAACTTGGATTACAAGTCGCCAGATAGAGGCTGCCCGTATTGCCGTAACTCGTTTCATGAAACGTGAAGGCCAAGTATGGATCAGGATTTTCCCGGATAAACCGGTGACTAAAAAACCTGCTGAAGTACGTATGGGTAAAGGTAAAGGTGCTCCTGAATACTGGGTTGCAGTAGTAAGACCAGGACGTGTAATTTTTGAAGCAGAAGGCGTTCCGATGGAAGTTGCTAAAGAAGCATTACGCTTAGCTGCTCAGAAATTACCAATCCAAACAAAATTTGTAGTACGTAGAGATTACGTAGAAGCATAG
- the rpsD gene encoding 30S ribosomal protein S4, whose protein sequence is MARYTGPKSKIARKFREPIFGPDKVLDRKNYPPGQHGSSKRRGKQSEYAIQLMEKQKVKYTYGVLEKQFSNLFKKASSRAGITGDNLLQLLEARLDNAVYRLGIATTRSGSRQLVSHKHITVNGEVVNIPSYQLKAGDVIAVREKSKSLESITNSVAGRTINKFAWLEWNAGELTGKFLTYPQRDEIPENIKENLIIELYSK, encoded by the coding sequence ATGGCAAGATATACAGGCCCCAAAAGTAAAATTGCACGTAAATTCAGAGAACCAATCTTCGGTCCTGATAAGGTGTTAGACAGAAAAAATTATCCTCCTGGGCAACACGGCTCATCAAAAAGAAGAGGGAAACAATCTGAATATGCGATCCAGTTAATGGAGAAACAAAAAGTAAAATATACTTATGGTGTATTAGAAAAGCAGTTCAGTAACTTGTTTAAAAAAGCATCTTCACGTGCAGGTATCACAGGTGATAACTTACTTCAATTATTAGAAGCACGTTTAGATAATGCAGTTTACCGTTTAGGTATTGCAACAACTCGTTCTGGCTCACGCCAGTTGGTTAGCCACAAACATATTACGGTTAATGGTGAAGTTGTAAATATCCCTTCATATCAGTTAAAAGCTGGTGACGTGATTGCTGTTCGTGAAAAATCGAAATCTTTAGAATCAATTACTAACTCAGTTGCAGGTAGAACTATTAATAAGTTTGCTTGGTTAGAGTGGAATGCTGGTGAATTAACTGGTAAATTCTTAACCTATCCACAACGTGATGAGATTCCTGAAAATATTAAGGAAAACTTAATCATCGAGTTATACTCAAAGTAA
- the rplQ gene encoding 50S ribosomal protein L17, producing the protein MRHGKKHNHLGRTTSHRKAMLANMASSLILHKRISTTLAKAKALRVYVEPIITKSKNDTTHSRRTVFSYLQDKEVVTILFREIAEKVANRPGGYTRIIKLNNRQGDNAEMALIELVDYNEVYGKDVEAKEEKKTTRRGRSKATAAPKAADANAEVTEEVAAPADEAPATEEPKGE; encoded by the coding sequence ATGAGACACGGTAAAAAACACAATCACTTAGGTAGAACAACCTCGCACAGAAAGGCGATGTTAGCTAACATGGCTTCATCACTTATTTTGCACAAAAGAATCTCAACAACTTTAGCTAAAGCAAAAGCTTTACGTGTATATGTTGAGCCTATTATTACAAAATCAAAAAACGATACTACACACTCTCGTCGTACAGTATTCTCTTACTTACAAGATAAAGAAGTAGTAACAATTTTGTTCCGCGAAATTGCTGAAAAAGTTGCAAACCGTCCAGGTGGTTATACTCGTATCATCAAATTAAACAATCGTCAAGGTGATAATGCGGAGATGGCTTTAATTGAATTGGTAGATTACAATGAAGTTTACGGTAAAGACGTAGAAGCTAAAGAAGAGAAGAAAACAACTCGTCGTGGTAGAAGTAAAGCTACTGCTGCACCTAAAGCTGCTGATGCTAACGCTGAAGTTACTGAAGAAGTTGCTGCTCCTGCTGATGAAGCACCTGCTACTGAAGAACCAAAAGGAGAATAG
- a CDS encoding DNA-directed RNA polymerase subunit alpha, whose translation MAILAFQKPDKVIMQKSTDFDGIFEFRPLEPGFGVTIGNALRRILLSSLEGYAITTIRFSGVSHEFSTMKGVVEDLTDIILNLKQVRFKKTGDSGDAEKVFIIVNGQDQFKAGDITKFSNNFTVLNPEHVICNMDKSVTLEVELTLNKGRGYVPAEENKVADAVVGVIAIDSIYTPIKNVKYTIENFRVEQKTDYEKLILDISTDGSIHPEEALKEAAKILIQHFMLFSDENLVLESQAKEETKEVDEEILHMRKILKTELVDMDLSVRALNCLKAADIRTLADLVSYDVADMLKFRNFGKKSLTEIQELVKSKGLSFGMNLSKFKLDEE comes from the coding sequence ATGGCAATTTTAGCATTTCAGAAACCAGACAAAGTGATCATGCAGAAATCAACTGATTTCGATGGTATATTTGAATTTCGTCCTTTAGAGCCCGGTTTCGGTGTAACAATTGGTAATGCCTTAAGAAGAATTTTACTTTCTTCGTTAGAAGGTTATGCTATTACTACTATTCGTTTTTCAGGCGTATCTCATGAATTTTCTACCATGAAAGGTGTAGTAGAAGATTTAACAGATATCATTTTGAACTTGAAACAAGTACGTTTTAAGAAGACTGGTGATTCTGGTGATGCTGAGAAAGTTTTTATTATCGTAAACGGTCAAGATCAGTTTAAAGCTGGTGATATCACTAAATTCTCTAACAACTTTACAGTTTTAAATCCTGAGCATGTTATTTGCAACATGGACAAATCTGTTACTTTAGAAGTTGAATTAACACTTAATAAAGGTCGCGGTTATGTTCCTGCAGAGGAAAATAAAGTTGCTGATGCTGTTGTAGGTGTTATTGCAATTGATTCGATCTACACTCCAATTAAAAATGTAAAATATACAATTGAAAACTTCCGTGTTGAACAAAAAACGGATTATGAGAAATTGATATTAGACATTTCTACTGATGGTTCAATTCATCCAGAAGAAGCATTAAAAGAAGCGGCTAAAATTCTTATCCAACACTTTATGTTGTTCTCTGATGAAAACTTGGTATTAGAATCTCAAGCAAAAGAAGAAACTAAAGAAGTTGATGAGGAAATTTTACATATGCGTAAAATCCTTAAAACTGAATTAGTGGATATGGATCTTTCAGTTAGGGCATTAAACTGCTTAAAAGCTGCTGATATCCGTACTTTAGCTGATTTGGTTTCTTACGATGTTGCTGATATGTTAAAATTCAGAAACTTTGGTAAAAAATCACTTACTGAAATTCAAGAATTAGTAAAATCAAAAGGTTTATCATTTGGTATGAACCTGTCTAAATTTAAATTAGACGAAGAGTAA